One Phenylobacterium hankyongense DNA segment encodes these proteins:
- a CDS encoding SIMPL domain-containing protein — protein sequence MVVYRLHLLTGASMVRKAIWSALALALALHAGAAGAARAQTTEAAFKTTTLNLSAQGETHIKPDIVRLTLGVSTEAATAQAASAEGATRLAAVTQALRRAGVEPRDLQTRSLQLSPRYSDRNNAPREIVGYLSITTVEVSVRDLTRAGALLDRAVTSGANLVLGVSFGLQDPAAAQRQARDMALRTLQEDAVRIAGALDERVVRLVSISTSAYSAPAVEYRMAQPVVLTGSRVEPGELTVRGSANGVFEIAPQ from the coding sequence ATGGTCGTCTACAGGTTGCATCTGCTGACGGGGGCCTCAATGGTTCGGAAAGCGATCTGGAGTGCGTTGGCGCTGGCTTTGGCCCTTCATGCGGGCGCGGCGGGCGCCGCCCGTGCGCAGACGACGGAAGCAGCGTTCAAGACGACGACGTTGAACCTGTCCGCCCAGGGAGAGACCCACATTAAGCCGGACATCGTCCGGTTGACGCTGGGCGTCAGCACCGAGGCGGCGACCGCCCAGGCCGCAAGCGCAGAGGGCGCGACCCGGCTCGCCGCAGTCACTCAGGCCCTGCGCCGCGCCGGCGTGGAGCCGCGCGACCTCCAGACCCGCTCATTGCAGCTTTCGCCTCGTTACTCCGACCGCAACAACGCGCCGCGCGAGATCGTCGGCTATCTGAGCATCACGACGGTGGAGGTCTCCGTCCGCGACCTGACTCGGGCCGGCGCGCTGCTGGACCGGGCGGTCACGTCGGGCGCCAATCTGGTGCTGGGCGTGAGCTTCGGACTGCAGGACCCCGCGGCCGCGCAAAGGCAGGCGCGAGACATGGCCTTGCGGACCCTTCAGGAGGATGCGGTCCGGATCGCCGGCGCGCTCGACGAGCGCGTGGTCCGCCTGGTGAGCATCAGCACGAGCGCCTATTCCGCGCCCGCCGTGGAATACCGCATGGCGCAGCCAGTCGTGCTCACTGGAAGCCGCGTCGAACCGGGCGAGCTTACCGTGCGCGGCTCGGCGAACGGTGTGTTCGAGATCGCGCCGCAGTAG
- a CDS encoding MBL fold metallo-hydrolase, translated as MLFEQIATGGCQSYLVGCAATRAAVLIDPELSRVDEYRGLIGQLGLHLRYVVDTHTHADHFSGSRDIGRALDVPVVMHRFSPAPHAAFRLDEGDLLMAGDLRLKAIHTPGHTADSMCLLLEDRVFTGDTLLIGGTGRTDLPTGDAHALYESLFEKVLTLPPETLVFPAHDYKQRSHSTIAAELADNPRLQKRTRAEFVAMMQGLDLTAPTHLTEALRTNMTGAKPVSQLLAEAAAKVPFMSLAELASRVGSNTCDMVILDLREREAFDAGHVPGAVHLPRGQLELRVNTDLPDPTVKILTCCEFGKISTLAAATLRELGYLRATALEGGLAAWRDAAYPLSDRAA; from the coding sequence ATGCTGTTCGAGCAGATCGCAACGGGCGGGTGCCAGTCGTATCTGGTGGGGTGCGCGGCGACGCGGGCGGCGGTGTTGATCGACCCGGAGCTGTCGCGGGTGGACGAGTACCGCGGCCTGATCGGCCAGCTGGGCCTGCACCTTCGCTACGTGGTCGACACCCACACCCACGCCGACCATTTCTCCGGCAGCCGTGACATCGGCCGGGCGCTGGATGTTCCGGTGGTGATGCACCGGTTCAGCCCCGCGCCCCACGCCGCCTTTCGCCTCGACGAGGGCGACCTGCTGATGGCCGGCGACCTGCGGCTGAAGGCGATCCACACGCCGGGCCACACCGCCGATTCCATGTGCCTGTTGCTGGAGGACCGGGTGTTCACCGGCGACACCCTGCTGATCGGCGGCACGGGTCGCACCGACCTGCCGACCGGCGACGCCCATGCGCTGTACGAGAGCCTGTTCGAGAAGGTTCTCACGCTGCCGCCCGAGACCCTGGTCTTCCCCGCCCATGACTACAAGCAGCGCTCGCACTCGACGATCGCCGCCGAGCTCGCGGACAATCCGCGGCTGCAGAAGCGCACGCGGGCGGAATTCGTGGCGATGATGCAGGGCCTGGACCTCACGGCGCCGACCCACCTCACCGAGGCCCTGCGCACCAACATGACCGGCGCCAAGCCGGTGTCGCAGCTGCTCGCCGAGGCCGCGGCCAAGGTCCCCTTCATGTCGCTTGCCGAACTCGCGAGCCGGGTCGGCAGCAACACTTGCGACATGGTCATCCTCGACCTGCGCGAGCGCGAGGCGTTCGACGCGGGCCACGTGCCGGGCGCGGTCCACCTGCCGCGCGGACAGCTCGAGCTTCGGGTCAACACCGACCTGCCGGATCCCACGGTGAAGATCCTGACCTGCTGCGAGTTCGGCAAGATCTCCACCCTGGCGGCGGCGACCTTGCGGGAGCTTGGCTATCTGCGGGCCACCGCCCTCGAAGGCGGGCTCGCCGCCTGGCGCGACGCGGCCTATCCCCTCAGCGACCGGGCCGCATGA
- a CDS encoding DUF2243 domain-containing protein, with translation MNPTLTSRPAVAAALTLGIGLGGFFDGIVFHQILQIHNMLSGWLPVTDLVSAKTNMVWDGLFHAAVWSITLLGVVLLWRAGARGDVAFARRHLVGGLLLGWGLFNLVEGLIDHQLLGVHHVVERLGPSVWDYAFLAWGGAMIITGWLLVRPAPAPSAAAGSSG, from the coding sequence ATGAACCCGACCCTCACGTCGCGGCCGGCGGTGGCCGCCGCGCTCACCCTCGGCATCGGCCTGGGCGGCTTCTTCGACGGCATCGTGTTCCACCAGATCCTGCAGATCCACAACATGCTGTCCGGCTGGCTGCCGGTCACCGACCTGGTCAGCGCCAAGACCAACATGGTCTGGGACGGCCTGTTCCACGCCGCCGTCTGGAGCATCACCCTGCTGGGCGTCGTGCTCCTGTGGCGCGCGGGCGCAAGAGGCGACGTCGCCTTCGCGCGCCGCCATCTGGTCGGCGGCCTGCTGCTCGGCTGGGGCCTCTTCAACCTCGTCGAGGGGCTGATTGACCACCAGCTGCTGGGCGTCCATCACGTGGTGGAACGCCTTGGCCCGTCGGTGTGGGACTATGCCTTCCTCGCCTGGGGAGGGGCCATGATCATCACCGGCTGGCTGCTGGTGCGGCCTGCGCCGGCTCCATCGGCCGCAGCTGGCTCATCCGGGTGA
- a CDS encoding pirin family protein, translating to MTRLISHVETTAPPEPGFIGEGHTAVEVLRPTAIAASDPFVLLMDDRLDIPVRRIIGGAHPHAGLETVTLILEGSLFDRDEGRMDAGDVVWMTAGRGIIHNEAVETQGRTRILQLWIALPAADRALPPRFQIIPRDQAPVVRGPGAEARLYSGTSGRAASATANRVPVTMIDLKLEPNASFRQDLPGSYNGFVYVLEGAVRVGGETIAAGQTGWFAPSEATDLVLEAQAGGARLVLYAGVPIGEPLIQHGPFVADSAATINDQFRRFRAGEFTRMSQLRPMEPAQAAPAASR from the coding sequence ATGACCCGCCTCATCTCCCACGTCGAGACCACCGCCCCGCCCGAACCCGGGTTCATCGGCGAGGGCCACACCGCGGTGGAAGTCCTGCGTCCGACGGCGATCGCCGCCTCCGATCCCTTCGTCCTGCTGATGGACGACCGGCTGGACATCCCGGTCCGCCGGATCATCGGCGGCGCGCACCCGCATGCCGGCCTGGAGACGGTGACGCTGATCCTCGAGGGCAGCCTGTTCGACCGCGACGAAGGCCGGATGGACGCCGGCGACGTGGTCTGGATGACCGCCGGCCGCGGGATCATCCACAACGAAGCCGTCGAGACGCAGGGACGCACGCGCATCCTGCAGCTGTGGATCGCCTTGCCGGCCGCCGACCGGGCCCTGCCGCCGCGCTTCCAGATCATCCCCCGGGACCAGGCGCCGGTGGTGCGGGGCCCCGGGGCCGAGGCGCGGCTGTACAGCGGGACGTCCGGCCGCGCGGCGTCTGCGACCGCCAACCGCGTCCCGGTCACCATGATCGACCTCAAGCTGGAGCCGAACGCGAGCTTCCGGCAGGACCTGCCGGGCTCGTACAACGGCTTCGTCTACGTGCTCGAAGGCGCCGTTCGGGTCGGGGGCGAGACGATCGCGGCCGGGCAGACCGGCTGGTTCGCGCCGTCGGAGGCGACGGACCTGGTGCTGGAGGCGCAGGCGGGCGGCGCGCGGCTGGTGCTCTATGCCGGCGTCCCGATCGGTGAGCCGCTGATCCAGCATGGCCCGTTCGTGGCGGACTCTGCGGCCACCATCAACGACCAGTTCCGGCGCTTCCGGGCCGGCGAGTTCACCCGGATGAGCCAGCTGCGGCCGATGGAGCCGGCGCAGGCCGCACCAGCAGCCAGCCGGTGA
- a CDS encoding winged helix-turn-helix transcriptional regulator, with product MIPDHIAVPVDGKPIQREDCKIASILARIGDKWSVLIVMLLAGGPRRFSELKRSIDGISQRMLTLNLRGLERDGMVTRTVFPTNPPRVDYELTALGRSLCGPVIALGNWAEEHLPEIERARAGFDARAAG from the coding sequence TTGATACCGGACCACATCGCCGTGCCTGTCGACGGCAAGCCCATCCAGCGCGAGGACTGCAAGATCGCCTCGATCCTGGCGCGGATCGGCGACAAGTGGAGCGTGCTCATCGTCATGCTGCTGGCCGGCGGCCCGCGGCGGTTCAGCGAGCTCAAGCGGTCGATCGACGGGATCTCGCAGCGCATGCTGACGCTCAACCTGCGCGGCCTGGAGCGCGACGGGATGGTGACCCGCACCGTGTTCCCGACCAACCCGCCACGCGTCGACTACGAGCTCACCGCGCTCGGCCGCTCGCTGTGCGGCCCGGTGATCGCGCTGGGAAACTGGGCGGAAGAGCACCTGCCGGAGATCGAGCGCGCCCGCGCCGGCTTCGACGCCCGCGCCGCCGGCTAG
- a CDS encoding polysaccharide deacetylase family protein, with amino-acid sequence MQRLILAVVLLALLARAPSARAEGVALTFDDLPTMSLSDDAGYAADTTRALLAGLRRHHLPATGFVIGEKLDGGPAQARLADQWLRAGMPLGNHTYSHASLNKTPVADYIADVARADAMLRPLVAARHRSLRWFRHPYLETGLTLETRRTFEDWLAGQGYAVAPVTMENSDWMFALPYDEAVLAHDTAGAARIRQAYLDYTGKAVAWYRQAGRQLLGRRPDFVFLLHASRLNADSLDALSTILRHDHLRPITLDHAMRDPAYRIADAYAGPDGDEWLSRWSRTLGKALDWDSFPEPPAAISAANDRLDTTP; translated from the coding sequence GTGCAGCGCCTGATCCTCGCCGTCGTCCTCCTGGCCCTCCTCGCCCGCGCTCCGTCCGCGCGGGCGGAAGGCGTCGCCCTGACCTTCGACGACTTGCCGACCATGTCGTTGAGCGACGACGCCGGGTACGCGGCGGACACCACCCGGGCGCTGCTGGCGGGACTGCGACGCCACCACCTGCCCGCCACCGGCTTCGTCATCGGCGAGAAGCTGGACGGCGGCCCGGCGCAGGCGCGGCTGGCCGACCAGTGGCTGAGGGCCGGAATGCCGCTGGGCAACCACACCTATTCGCACGCGTCGCTGAACAAGACGCCGGTCGCCGACTACATCGCCGACGTGGCCCGTGCGGACGCGATGCTGCGGCCTCTGGTGGCGGCGCGCCACCGCTCCCTGCGCTGGTTCCGCCACCCGTATCTGGAGACTGGCCTGACGCTGGAGACCCGCCGGACGTTCGAGGACTGGCTGGCCGGCCAAGGCTACGCCGTGGCGCCGGTGACCATGGAGAACTCCGACTGGATGTTCGCCCTGCCCTACGACGAGGCCGTGCTGGCCCACGACACGGCCGGCGCAGCCCGCATCAGGCAGGCCTACCTCGACTACACAGGAAAGGCGGTCGCCTGGTATCGCCAGGCCGGTCGCCAGCTGCTGGGCCGCCGCCCCGACTTCGTGTTCCTGCTTCACGCAAGCCGCCTGAACGCCGACAGCCTGGACGCGCTGAGCACGATCCTGCGCCACGACCACCTGCGCCCGATCACGCTTGACCACGCCATGCGCGACCCGGCCTACCGGATCGCCGACGCCTATGCCGGCCCGGACGGCGACGAGTGGCTGAGCCGCTGGTCCCGCACCCTCGGCAAGGCGCTGGACTGGGACAGTTTCCCCGAACCGCCGGCCGCGATCTCCGCGGCGAACGATCGGCTGGACACCACGCCGTGA
- a CDS encoding DUF938 domain-containing protein, with protein sequence MSDLPPPGAWASPSTARNREPILRALKPRLPSRGLVLEIAAGAGEHAVYNAALLPDLQWRPTDGDAEALASIAAWRDHAGLPNLLAPLRLDASDPDAWPVERADAVVNINMIHISPWSATQGLMAGAGRLLPSGGVLFLYGPYLEADVETAPSNLAFDQSLRRRNPAWGIRRLDEVAALAAAHGLALSERIAMPANNLSLIFRKA encoded by the coding sequence ATGTCCGACCTGCCGCCGCCGGGCGCCTGGGCGTCGCCCTCCACAGCGCGCAACCGCGAGCCCATCCTGCGCGCCTTGAAACCGCGCCTGCCGAGCCGCGGCCTGGTCCTGGAGATCGCGGCGGGCGCCGGCGAGCATGCGGTCTACAACGCCGCCCTCCTGCCCGACCTGCAGTGGCGGCCCACCGACGGGGACGCCGAAGCCTTGGCCAGCATCGCCGCCTGGCGCGACCACGCCGGCCTGCCGAACCTGCTGGCGCCGCTGCGGCTCGATGCGTCCGATCCCGACGCCTGGCCGGTCGAGCGGGCCGACGCGGTGGTCAACATCAACATGATCCATATCTCGCCGTGGTCGGCGACGCAGGGCCTGATGGCCGGCGCGGGGCGCCTGCTGCCGTCCGGCGGCGTGCTCTTCCTCTACGGCCCCTATCTCGAAGCCGACGTCGAGACCGCCCCCAGCAACCTGGCGTTCGACCAGAGCCTGAGGCGGCGAAACCCGGCCTGGGGGATCCGGCGCCTGGACGAGGTGGCGGCGCTGGCCGCGGCGCACGGCCTGGCGCTGTCCGAGCGCATCGCCATGCCGGCCAACAATCTCTCGCTGATCTTCCGCAAGGCCTGA
- the minC gene encoding septum site-determining protein MinC, protein MSAAAQDAPLAPKVRFWNRSFMALVVAPDFPMADWFAALDHELARAPAFFRGRPLVVDLSAAGAKDGAVAAIVLDGFEARDLRLVGVEGVDASLLAGTPWARLARGLPGRDLAAPPQEGPAPDVRPAPGTLLIDRPVRSGQSIVFEAGDVTVIGAVASGAEVIAGGSIHVYGPLRGRAIAGLRSGPEARIFCARLEAELVGIDRLFRVAEHWGAPLHGRPAQVLCDRGALRLSALD, encoded by the coding sequence ATGAGCGCCGCCGCCCAGGACGCCCCCCTCGCGCCCAAGGTCCGCTTCTGGAACCGGAGCTTCATGGCGCTGGTCGTCGCGCCGGACTTCCCCATGGCCGACTGGTTCGCCGCCCTGGACCACGAGCTCGCGCGCGCGCCGGCCTTCTTCCGCGGACGCCCTCTGGTGGTCGATCTGTCGGCGGCGGGCGCCAAGGACGGCGCGGTCGCCGCCATCGTTCTCGACGGGTTCGAGGCCCGCGATCTGCGGCTGGTGGGCGTCGAGGGCGTCGATGCGTCGCTGTTGGCGGGCACTCCGTGGGCGCGGCTCGCCCGGGGCCTGCCCGGCCGCGACCTCGCCGCCCCGCCGCAGGAAGGCCCGGCTCCGGACGTCCGTCCCGCCCCCGGAACCTTGCTGATCGACCGGCCGGTGCGGTCGGGTCAGTCGATCGTTTTCGAGGCCGGCGACGTGACGGTCATCGGCGCCGTCGCCTCCGGGGCGGAGGTGATCGCCGGGGGCTCGATCCACGTCTACGGACCGCTGCGCGGCCGCGCCATCGCCGGCCTGCGGTCCGGGCCCGAGGCGCGCATCTTCTGCGCCCGGCTGGAAGCCGAACTGGTGGGCATCGACCGCCTCTTCCGCGTGGCCGAGCACTGGGGCGCGCCCCTGCACGGCCGACCTGCGCAGGTCCTGTGCGACCGCGGCGCGCTCAGGCTGAGCGCGCTTGATTGA
- the minD gene encoding septum site-determining protein MinD translates to MAKVLVVTSGKGGVGKTTSSAALGAALAQAGQSVAVVDFDVGLRNLDLVMGAERRVIFDLVNVVQGDAKLQQALIRDKRLDNLWLLPASQTRDKDALTEAGIERVIDELRERFDWIVCDSPAGIERGATLAMRFADQAVVVANPEVSSVRDSDRIIGLLDSKTRRAEDGGRVEKHLLLTRYDAGRAARGEMMKVEDVLEILAIPLLGIVPESPDVLTASNVGAPVTLHNPLSSVARAYADAARRLMGETVAVRPPAERRSLMDRLFGRKAAAA, encoded by the coding sequence ATGGCAAAGGTCCTGGTGGTCACGTCGGGCAAGGGCGGCGTGGGAAAGACGACGTCGTCGGCGGCGCTCGGCGCCGCGCTGGCCCAGGCCGGCCAGAGCGTCGCGGTGGTGGACTTCGACGTCGGGCTGCGCAACCTCGACCTGGTCATGGGCGCCGAGCGCCGGGTGATCTTCGACCTGGTGAACGTGGTGCAGGGCGACGCCAAGCTTCAGCAGGCGCTGATCCGCGACAAGCGGCTCGACAACCTGTGGCTGCTGCCGGCGTCGCAGACCCGCGACAAGGACGCGCTGACGGAGGCCGGCATCGAGCGCGTGATCGACGAGCTGCGCGAGCGGTTCGACTGGATCGTCTGCGACAGCCCCGCCGGCATCGAGCGGGGCGCGACCCTCGCCATGCGCTTCGCCGACCAGGCCGTCGTGGTCGCCAACCCGGAGGTCTCGTCGGTGCGCGACTCCGACCGCATCATCGGCCTGCTGGATTCCAAGACCCGCCGCGCCGAGGACGGGGGCCGCGTGGAGAAGCACCTGCTGCTCACCCGCTATGACGCGGGACGGGCCGCGCGCGGCGAAATGATGAAGGTCGAGGACGTGCTGGAGATCCTGGCCATCCCGCTCCTGGGGATCGTCCCGGAGAGCCCTGACGTGCTCACGGCCTCCAACGTCGGCGCGCCGGTCACCCTGCACAACCCGCTGTCGTCGGTGGCGCGCGCCTATGCCGACGCCGCCCGCCGGCTGATGGGCGAGACGGTGGCCGTCCGCCCGCCCGCCGAGCGTCGCAGCCTCATGGACCGCCTGTTCGGGCGGAAGGCGGCGGCGGCGTGA
- the minE gene encoding cell division topological specificity factor MinE, whose protein sequence is MSILSFFSRNRSAPVARNRLQLLLAHERTLSGRTDLAAILEREILEVIARHIPIDRDKVVVRLDRGDQVSTLEIDIEMPEAVLAPS, encoded by the coding sequence GTGAGCATCCTCAGCTTCTTCAGCCGCAACCGCTCGGCCCCGGTCGCCCGCAACCGCCTGCAGCTGCTGCTCGCCCACGAGCGGACGCTCTCCGGCCGCACCGACCTCGCGGCCATTCTCGAGCGCGAGATCCTCGAGGTGATCGCCCGCCACATCCCCATCGATCGGGACAAGGTCGTGGTCCGCCTGGACCGCGGGGACCAGGTCTCCACGCTGGAGATCGACATCGAGATGCCCGAGGCGGTGCTCGCGCCCAGCTAG
- a CDS encoding alpha/beta hydrolase, giving the protein MPKINNIVLVHGGFVDGAGWRGVYDILKKAGFNVSVVQNSTESLAGDVATTREVIDAQDGPVILVGHSYGGAVITEAGTDPKVSGLVYVTAFAPDKGESVNSLIANPVPGYDPPPILPPADGHLMLDKAKFAKAFAADVDPETAGFMADAQVPWGVDALAGVVTEPAWKSKPSWYLQVRDDKMIPPPAQEFMSKRAGATVVEVPGSHAIYVSNPAAVADVVRQAASGVEMAQA; this is encoded by the coding sequence ATGCCTAAGATCAACAACATCGTCCTGGTGCACGGCGGCTTCGTGGACGGCGCCGGCTGGCGGGGCGTCTACGACATCCTGAAGAAGGCGGGCTTCAACGTCAGCGTCGTCCAGAACTCGACGGAGTCCCTGGCGGGGGACGTCGCCACCACCCGGGAGGTCATCGACGCGCAGGACGGGCCGGTGATCCTCGTCGGCCACTCGTACGGCGGCGCCGTGATCACCGAAGCGGGGACCGATCCCAAGGTTTCCGGCCTGGTCTACGTCACCGCCTTCGCCCCGGATAAGGGCGAGTCCGTCAACAGCCTCATCGCCAATCCCGTGCCCGGATACGACCCGCCGCCGATATTGCCGCCGGCGGACGGGCATCTGATGCTCGACAAGGCGAAGTTCGCCAAGGCGTTCGCGGCCGATGTGGACCCCGAAACCGCGGGCTTCATGGCCGACGCCCAGGTCCCGTGGGGCGTCGACGCCCTTGCCGGCGTGGTCACCGAGCCGGCCTGGAAGTCCAAGCCGAGCTGGTACCTCCAGGTGCGCGACGACAAGATGATCCCGCCCCCCGCCCAGGAATTCATGTCCAAGCGGGCCGGCGCGACCGTCGTCGAGGTCCCCGGCAGTCACGCCATCTACGTCTCCAATCCGGCAGCCGTCGCCGACGTGGTCCGGCAAGCGGCCAGCGGCGTTGAAATGGCCCAGGCGTAA
- a CDS encoding cytochrome P460 family protein, protein MKRNHRLTIAIAAGAVAVLGGAAISAADKYALISPGGIAFSDFRGYEDWAVVSSARTDEVLKVIVANPTMIKAYKAGVPGNGQPFPDGSRIVKLQWKPKKSTEAPFVVDVPDVFTQAFVIEKDAKRFPKSGGWGYALFNYDAAADKFTSDPALSDCGHACHLAVKAKDHIFHPYQRR, encoded by the coding sequence ATGAAACGCAATCATAGGCTCACCATTGCGATCGCCGCGGGAGCGGTCGCAGTCCTGGGCGGCGCAGCCATTTCCGCGGCGGACAAGTACGCGCTGATATCCCCGGGCGGAATCGCGTTCTCTGACTTCAGGGGGTACGAGGACTGGGCGGTTGTCTCGTCTGCTCGGACCGACGAAGTGCTCAAGGTGATCGTCGCCAATCCGACCATGATCAAGGCGTACAAGGCCGGCGTTCCGGGGAACGGCCAGCCGTTCCCCGACGGCTCCAGGATCGTAAAGCTGCAGTGGAAGCCGAAGAAGAGCACGGAGGCCCCCTTCGTCGTGGATGTGCCGGACGTCTTCACGCAGGCCTTTGTCATTGAGAAGGACGCCAAGAGATTTCCGAAGAGCGGCGGATGGGGATACGCGTTGTTCAACTACGATGCCGCAGCCGACAAGTTCACGTCCGATCCAGCCCTCTCGGACTGCGGACACGCATGCCATTTGGCCGTGAAGGCGAAGGACCACATCTTCCACCCGTACCAGAGGCGCTGA
- a CDS encoding DUF1330 domain-containing protein: MKAFLVLDFAVHDFPGFRPYVSAIPAFIQKHGGRYIVRGVEPTVMEGDWSPELMVILEFPSRENAKAFLDDPDAQALFDVRHRTTNSKLVLVDGCD; this comes from the coding sequence ATGAAGGCCTTTCTCGTGCTCGACTTCGCCGTTCACGACTTCCCAGGCTTCCGGCCGTACGTGTCCGCCATCCCGGCGTTCATCCAGAAGCACGGGGGACGCTACATCGTTCGAGGGGTCGAGCCGACCGTCATGGAAGGCGACTGGTCGCCGGAACTGATGGTCATTCTCGAATTTCCATCGCGCGAGAACGCGAAGGCCTTCCTGGACGACCCCGACGCTCAGGCGCTTTTCGACGTGCGCCACAGGACGACCAACAGCAAACTGGTTCTCGTCGATGGCTGCGACTGA
- a CDS encoding YdeI/OmpD-associated family protein yields MSSPELPVLTFRDAEAFETWLAGQPETAAGAWLTFGKPGAPEATLSKSDAIDSALAYGWIDGQLGRVDEDYYKVRFTPRKARSAWSQMNRERVERLIANGRMKPEGLAEVTRAKADGRWDAAYAPQGRATPDPDLLAALDAQPDARRFFDSLDAANRFAVLYRVHQAKGPERRAAKIAEMVARLASGEAFHPRRQRRG; encoded by the coding sequence GTGTCTTCGCCAGAACTTCCGGTCCTTACCTTCCGAGACGCCGAAGCCTTCGAGACTTGGCTCGCAGGTCAGCCGGAAACAGCCGCTGGCGCTTGGCTGACGTTCGGCAAGCCGGGCGCGCCGGAGGCGACGCTAAGCAAGTCGGACGCGATCGACAGCGCACTCGCCTATGGCTGGATCGACGGGCAGCTCGGGCGCGTGGACGAGGACTATTACAAGGTCAGGTTCACGCCGCGTAAGGCCCGCAGCGCCTGGTCCCAGATGAACCGGGAGCGCGTGGAGCGTCTGATTGCCAATGGTCGAATGAAGCCCGAAGGCTTGGCTGAGGTGACGCGCGCCAAGGCCGATGGACGTTGGGACGCGGCATACGCGCCCCAGGGCCGCGCCACGCCGGACCCGGACCTTCTGGCCGCCCTCGATGCGCAGCCGGATGCGCGCCGGTTTTTCGACAGTCTCGACGCCGCGAACCGCTTCGCGGTGCTTTATCGCGTCCACCAGGCGAAGGGGCCGGAACGTCGCGCCGCGAAGATCGCCGAAATGGTGGCGCGGCTTGCGTCAGGTGAGGCCTTCCACCCTCGCCGCCAGCGCCGCGGTTAA
- a CDS encoding glycosyltransferase family protein: protein MKLLLIKAMADGHLYSHFASALRQALAELGHDATISDQSAHVTDGAAQTAPLVAELQGARPDAVVSFSSFFGGLTLGNGVSLFDALGVKFVGWQFDHPIYAPASLKRELQGRYAIYANRNHLRYAQAVKLPGRGITLLPGGELPTAPVKDYRSRDWPIFVAATWNGVPQRVWEQAPDSPGKQLLMGVVEALLGDRNASLLDAFNATSARLKLGARLGDDPEFDAMMRDFLCDPLTYVRNIDRINILRALVEAGLPLTICGAGWQALFGDRKNVTYLDRVDFRELQAIYGNARVVLNLNAGNGANERAVYAALAGAAVASDYSEQLDTLLGGGQGVAFFNRARPETAAQVVGGLIESGKGKALAQRGHDKVVRAGLWRHRAEQLVAFAEGR, encoded by the coding sequence TTGAAGCTTCTGTTGATCAAGGCGATGGCGGACGGCCATCTGTACAGCCACTTCGCCTCGGCCCTGCGCCAGGCCCTGGCCGAGCTTGGCCACGACGCCACCATCTCCGATCAGTCCGCCCACGTGACCGACGGCGCGGCGCAGACCGCCCCCCTGGTCGCCGAGCTGCAGGGCGCCCGTCCGGACGCCGTGGTGTCGTTCAGCTCCTTCTTCGGCGGGCTGACGCTCGGCAACGGCGTCTCCCTGTTCGACGCCCTGGGCGTCAAGTTCGTCGGCTGGCAGTTCGATCACCCGATCTACGCGCCGGCGTCCCTGAAGCGCGAGCTTCAGGGACGCTACGCGATCTACGCCAACCGCAACCACCTGCGGTACGCCCAGGCCGTGAAGCTGCCGGGGCGCGGAATCACCCTGCTGCCGGGCGGCGAGCTGCCGACCGCGCCGGTCAAGGACTACCGCTCGCGCGACTGGCCGATCTTCGTGGCGGCGACCTGGAACGGCGTGCCGCAGCGCGTGTGGGAACAGGCGCCGGACAGCCCGGGCAAGCAGCTGCTGATGGGCGTGGTCGAGGCCCTGCTCGGGGACCGCAACGCCTCGCTGCTCGACGCCTTCAACGCCACGTCGGCCAGGCTGAAGCTGGGCGCCCGGCTCGGGGACGATCCGGAATTCGACGCCATGATGCGCGACTTCCTGTGCGATCCGCTCACCTACGTCCGCAACATCGACCGCATCAACATCCTCCGCGCCCTGGTCGAGGCGGGGCTGCCGCTGACCATCTGCGGCGCGGGATGGCAGGCGCTGTTCGGCGATCGCAAGAACGTCACCTACCTCGACCGGGTGGATTTCAGGGAGCTGCAGGCGATCTACGGCAACGCCCGGGTGGTGCTCAATCTGAACGCCGGCAACGGCGCCAACGAGCGGGCCGTCTACGCCGCGCTGGCCGGCGCGGCGGTGGCGTCGGACTACAGCGAGCAGCTCGACACCCTGCTCGGCGGCGGCCAGGGCGTCGCCTTCTTCAACCGCGCCCGGCCCGAGACCGCCGCGCAGGTGGTGGGCGGCCTCATCGAGAGCGGCAAGGGCAAGGCCCTGGCCCAGCGCGGTCATGACAAGGTGGTCCGCGCGGGCCTCTGGCGTCACCGCGCCGAGCAGCTGGTCGCCTTCGCCGAAGGCCGGTGA